GTTAGTGATGTAAAGTATTGCTAATTggcttttcaaaatttgtttgttttccattttatcATTTTGTGTAACCAGTTAGGTGGTTTCCACTTTAGTATCATATATCTATTACTAAGAGTATTACACCTAGCATTTTCCATCAAGGGTTTTGCACTATATACTGGTTTGAGGAAGTTGCTCCATAAATCTATGCTCAATTTCTTCTGCAAGGAGGAATTGGTTTTCAAATTGAGAGCAATGAATGATGAACTAAAATTCTCTTTTTGGCCAATATTCTGATCAAAGAAATTCCTTGTTTTGTTTCAGGCACTTGACACATTCAACACTGCGGTTGTATCTCCAATTTATTATGTCATGTTCACATCACTGACAATCCTCGCCAGTGTAATAATGTTCAAggtattgttattttatcactcATTAACTTTGTTAATTGAGAGGCAAACAAACCAATGAAGCCCTAGATTTAATAATGACTCTTGAAGTGGCTGTGTTTCATGGCCTCAACCTTTgtcaacaaataaaatttccaaAGTTTTACCCCCtgatggattttattttattttttgccaCGCCAGGCATATAACATACAACCAATTTGATTATATGCTTAATGTGATGAAATTTCTTATATggtaaatatatgattataggACTGGGATGGTCAAAGTGGGGCAAGCATCATATCGGAAATATGTGGCTTTGTAGTGGTGCTTTCTGGTACAATTTTGCTACACACAACCAAAGACTTTGAGAGATGTTCTTTTAGAGGTGTGTGACATTTGTTCTGATTCTCTTGTAAAATCCTTGCTCTATTTCTGTATTAAGTCAATTCaacagattaaaaatttttttttgactaTTCTATCCTACTCTTAGGTAGCTATTCATCTTTATCTCCTACATTGTCACCTGTTTCTCCTACGTTAAGTACCCGACTCTGCAGTGGGAATGAGAACTAATGAGGCATGATGATGATGCACCGCATCCTGAGGAAATTTGTTTCAGAAGATAAGAAACGTACTAGATGTCTACCTCCTGATATGCGAAATTCAAGCTTTAGAAACTGGCAAAGAGATCCCAACAGGTGTTTCAACATGAGTTCTCATTGGATCCAAGATAAACAGGGAATATCTTCAGGACTCAAACAGGTATTTATCTTGTTGGATGACAAGCTTTGACAGGTTTTCATTTCCGAGATTTCTCATGAGGCATGAGATAGAAACATGCTATTAACAGTTCATACATTGTGCAGTGTGTGAAATTGCTGGCATTTGTCAAATGGTTGGTTTATTTGACTCCACAAATAAGTAGCTGAAATGATTGTAAAAAGTTCACTTTGGATCCCTGAGTAGTCCTAGGAGCCTGTAAATTTTTGGTTGGGGAAGGTGAAGGCTAATTCAtcattttgtttgatatttttggttttgataTTTTGAGTGTAGTTCATTTCCATTGACATGGAGAAGCAACTGCGTATGCAGTATTTTTGCCCATTTGTTTTGGTGTTCTAGAGCTCATTCATCAGaagaaacaataaataaaaatatatttgtttatttttttgatttaggATTGGATATGTTTTCTATTTTGAGTTTATGAGTTAAAGTTGGGAAGAAATAAAGATTTCTGATGGGGGAAAGATGTTCCCTTTTTATTCACAGAATATGTACAAACTAAGCCATAATGAAATATAGAAGGTAACTTGTTGAtgagatgttttttttttccaattatggTATGCAAGCCTTGATAGGCTACAACAGTGATAGTGGATCAATTAATCTATCATATTATCTATTACAGTGTGAGATAGAATAATTGCAGAAAATGTTGGATGCAAAGTGATTTTTCTAATGTGGTTTAACAtgttattcaaaaatatatgtcTATAAAAGTTATCTGACCAAAAAAGGGAACTTGTCTATAGTCTAATAAACGATAACTATAAGCAGAATATCACTAAAAAAAGTTCTCCCGTAGGCAAAAACAGGTACCAACATCTTgtgttgtaattttatatatcgcTTTGATATAAGAGCGAATGTTAGTTTTTCAGTTGGTATTGTAGGCCAGTTTATAAACAACCCAATTAAGAAACACATGGAAGGAGTCTATTGTATTCTCAAGCATCTAAAGATGACCCTAGGTGGTGTTcgaattgttttttaataagaCTCAAAATAAAGACgtgcatatttatttatgtgtgaATTAGAGTTGTATGAGGAAACTTGATTACATAGAGAAGTAAGAAACAATTTGTTGTTGCTAGGAGTGGTGTAGAGGCAGATTTCAAAGCTACATCTTATGAAATTTACAGTCGAATATAGTTCAAAAAAGGTTTTGATAAACTAAAAATTCCTTTAGAAAGAATACCTAAAGATGTAttgtgataataaaacattaataaatattgaaaaaaaaatttatacctcatgatagaacaaaacatatgaaaataaatcatGATTTTATCAAAGAGAAAATCCAGAGAGgaattattttttacatctGTACgttgttttttattcaaattgttgATGTCTTAACCAAAATATTATCACGCATCAACTTCTAAGATATTAAATTCAAGATGAATATGATTAACATTGACAACCTTTCTTGAGGGAGAGCGTAGAAAAAAGAGATTAGTATATAAGTTACATCATAATTTATCAAGTGTCTATTTCATGTTTTCTTGTGTATGATTCTACTCGTAAAACTAACGATCAGGGGTCTAATtccttttatgatttttgtaaaTACGTATATGTATTTTGTACAATTTTAAAAAGAACAATAAGTCTCATAATCACTCAAATTCTACAGTAAAAATTCATTCCAAGTCACTTTGGGACGTTAACATGCATAGCTAAACGACATCTACTGAAGGCATCACTATTGATggtacaaaaaataaaagttagtaaaactggtaaaatattaaaacttttaaggaGAAGTTCTAAGCTCAAACCTTTGTCATATTTGTAAaaccttttaattaatttttaacaaaaaaaaattactattaataGTGTACTTCCTGATAGATAGGATAAATAAGCATTAATAATTGAGATGCATTctgaaatattttgaaaaatataaaagaattgtattttttatatgtaaatccATATACAAAGGATTACATTTATATTAGTATACAATGagatacaaaaagaaaaaaataaaaaaaataaatttcttaattgtCTAATCCTTGTGATTAATTTCCTAATCTATAAAATTGATTGATGACTGattattgatttgattagtGGGATTGCTTGATCTTGATTGATGATTGACTGATGAATTTGATTCTTGTTTGATTGATTATTGGTGATTGATTGATGATATATTGGATATCTTAAACACATCAAGGAAGCGAAACATATGTAATCTTGAGTTTGCtaacaaaatcaaaaaacaTATGTAATCTTAAGCGTATGCATTAGCTCAAGGAGAAGGGGTTGGAAAAGATAATTGTGGTGATAATAAAACTGCCAAATTTGATCTACATGTAGTTGAGAATTCGCCAAAATTTGAGAAAGACAATGAAATTGAGGCTAGATCTAAAGTTTTTGGCTGGGATTGAGGGTATATATAATTGGGCTTAGGACGAACGACATCGGAGCAATGTTTCTAGAGATAATAGACAATACAAGATATGCTTATCTTATTATTAACAAcattagataatgttttattaataaaaataaaatattatcacaaaaataaattatctaaaagattattagatataaattaaaattatatttaataaaaatggattgatataaataattattgtatttaattatatataataaaataatattaaaatgttattttacttaaatattttagatataattattttgaaatattttttatattatttattatattaataaaaaataaaagtatttttttctaaaaaattaataaagatataattataataaaataaaaattattttgataattttttaacatgtaagataaaaataaaactcaaacaattttttatattatttattatattattattattaataaaatattaaaatttttttattattaataaataaaataaaataatattattactaaattACTCTTTAAATACTCTAACCAAAGGTCGTTggtatcataattaatatttgaggATGATAATTAATATGTGGTGCTGGCTTTTGACTGATTGGAAAAAAAGGACGATTAGAAGTAACTTGTAATCTTTCACGTGTTTTTGTTGCCTCATTCTTCACGCATTCTGCTTTTCATTTTTCACGTGTAAACTTTTGGATAAAAtttcatgtataaataataatatattattataatttttatatataaataataatatattattaaataattaaatattcaaaaaataaaataatatttaattatataataatatattttatatatatatatatatatatatatatatatatataaaattacataacaaaaattatatacacaatattCTTTATTGCAGTACATTTGTTGCATGCTTTTATTCACGTGTTATCGTTGCATTCATTGTCATCGTTTTCCTTTTGGCTTCCTTCCACGGTCCTCTGTCCCAACACGTGTCTTATTAATTTGCTCCAACGTCTAGTATAAAAAGAAAACCATAAAGGCAGGAATTGAAAAACaatcaattttaattcaacCAATCAGTTATCTAAAAAATGGCATCAAAACAATCTCAACCTTTCTCAGTGACACGGCAGGCCCCCGAGCTGATCGCTCCAGCGAAGCCGACACCACATGAATTGAAAAGACTTTCAGATATAGATGATCAAGAAGGCTTAAGGTTTCATGTTccaattatattctttttcagGAATAATCCTTCATCCGCCATGAAAGGGAAAAACCCCGCCAAGGTGATAAGAGACTCACTAAGTAAAGCGCTGGTATTTTATTACCCTTTTGCTGGTAGGCTCAGGGAAGGTGATAACAGAAAGCTTCTGGTAGAGTGCAATGGTGAAGGGGTTTTGTTTGTTGAGGCTGATGCTAATGTCACACTTGACGAACTTGGCCCTGAAATTCAGCCACCatttgcatgtttggatgagcTACTTTATGTTGTTCCAGGCTCCGATGGTATCATTGGCTGCCCACTGTTGTACATTCAAgtaagttttaatttgttggCTATTttctaaaggccaaaagacttgttctcacctaAGGTTCGATGGAATTCTAAACTCTCAcctgtcaattttcaaaaacctaaatactcacaTATAACTCAATTTTTGTTAACTTAGACACAACTTTTCACTCAAatgtgtaaaatttttttatataaactattaaacttaattttattgataatttaaacaattatttaattaactaattttattaaactgaattataattaatattaacctatatcagaaattttcttataaaatattctCACTAGTATTAAAATCTTTTCTGTTTTCCTCGTTGATAGGTTACTCGTCTAGAATGTGGAGGGTTCATTCTTGCATTACGTTGGAACCATACTCTGACAGATGCGTATGGCTTCACGCAATTCTTGAAAACGATGGAGCAGATGATACAAGGTGCACCAACGCCTTCAACAATCCCTGTTTGGCAACGAGACCTCTTATCTGCAAGAAATCCACCACGCATAACACGTATCCACCATGAATACGAACAGTTCGATGACTCCATGGACAGCCTAAAAAACACAAACCCTAATGACTTGGTTAACAAAGCATTCTTCTTTGGCCCTGAAGAGATCACCTCTCTCCGCAAAAAACTTCCTCCACACCTCAAAAACTGTTCGTCATTCGAATTAATAATGGCTTGCGTATGGCGATGCCGAACCGCTGCTCTTCAACTAGACCCCAACCAGATTGTTCGTCTGTCGTGTTTGATTAGTGTCCTAAACAAGCGCTATAACTTTCATCTGCCTGAGGGTTACTACGGCAATGCATTTGCGTTGCCGGCAGCGCGTTCGAAGGCAGAGCTTTTGTGCAAAAGGGGATTGGGATATGCTGTGGAGTTGGTGAAGAGTGCGAAGGCGCAAAT
This is a stretch of genomic DNA from Mangifera indica cultivar Alphonso unplaced genomic scaffold, CATAS_Mindica_2.1 Un_0018, whole genome shotgun sequence. It encodes these proteins:
- the LOC123205894 gene encoding methanol O-anthraniloyltransferase-like, with product MASKQSQPFSVTRQAPELIAPAKPTPHELKRLSDIDDQEGLRFHVPIIFFFRNNPSSAMKGKNPAKVIRDSLSKALVFYYPFAGRLREGDNRKLLVECNGEGVLFVEADANVTLDELGPEIQPPFACLDELLYVVPGSDGIIGCPLLYIQVTRLECGGFILALRWNHTLTDAYGFTQFLKTMEQMIQGAPTPSTIPVWQRDLLSARNPPRITRIHHEYEQFDDSMDSLKNTNPNDLVNKAFFFGPEEITSLRKKLPPHLKNCSSFELIMACVWRCRTAALQLDPNQIVRLSCLISVLNKRYNFHLPEGYYGNAFALPAARSKAELLCKRGLGYAVELVKSAKAQMSGEYIQSVADLMEMKGRIKFTSVGNFILSYVKNSGLADVEFGWGKAVYGGPTGAVSSMMSFCLEFKNMEGKSGILLLICLPKSTMERFQEEMKKMTQVTMEDFYDINSALKISRL